From the Solanum stenotomum isolate F172 chromosome 4, ASM1918654v1, whole genome shotgun sequence genome, one window contains:
- the LOC125863201 gene encoding mitochondrial import inner membrane translocase subunit TIM23-1-like: protein MAYHAGDSNDDGQNRRLYNPYQNLQVPIKTLYKLPSSPEFLFHEESLAQRRSWGENLTFYTGIGYLSGSVVGAGKGFIEGVKASEPGDTLKLRINRILNGSGHTGRKFGNRVGVIGMMYAGLESGMVAIRDTDDVINSVVAGLGTGAFYRAAAGLRSAAVAGVIGGAVVGLGVAAKQAMKRYVPI from the coding sequence ATGGCATATCACGCCGGAGACAGCAACGACGACGGCCAAAATCGCCGGCTCTATAATCCATACCAAAATCTTCAAGTTCCAATTAAAACACTTTACAAGCTCCCCTCTTCCCCCGAATTCCTATTCCATGAAGAATCTCTCGCACAACGCCGATCATGGGGAGAAAACCTAACGTTCTACACTGGCATCGGTTATCTCTCCGGTTCCGTCGTTGGGGCAGGTAAAGGATTTATTGAAGGCGTTAAAGCTTCTGAGCCTGGGGACACGTTGAAGCTCCGGATTAACAGAATATTAAACGGGTCGGGTCACACTGGTAGGAAGTTCGGGAATCGGGTCGGAGTTATTGGGATGATGTATGCGGGTTTGGAGAGTGGGATGGTGGCGATCAGGGATACGGACGATGTTATCAATAGCGTGGTGGCGGGTTTAGGGACTGGAGCATTTTACAGGGCGGCGGCGGGGTTGAGGTCCGCGGCTGTTGCTGGGGTTATTGGTGGAGCTGTTGTTGGGCTTGGAGTTGCCGCGAAACAGGCGATGAAACGATACGTACCAATCTGA